A window of the Candidatus Eisenbacteria bacterium genome harbors these coding sequences:
- the mutY gene encoding A/G-specific adenine glycosylase: MKMTAGRHRQKLLTWYRRQRREMPWRSEAGNPYCILLSEIMLQQTTVQTVIPVYEKFLQLFPTLETLAGADEDEVLAAWAGLGYYRRARMLHQAAQEIHRRPEGWPVTAAELQKLPGVGCYTAAAVASIAFGEMVPVLDGNVARLLSRWALIPGDARRVAVRRQLLDTARGFLNPRHPGDLNQAMMELGATICHPQQPACARCPLRDGCGAFKENCISDFPPPAKRAPVVEEYQDVLIIRDKRGRYLLERKTDGGALQGLWCFPMRAGSEEARSTRKDGLGTIRHSIMNRRMILNIVKGAKAPGGSRARGRYVTREEISGLPRSSIVDKVLRLL; this comes from the coding sequence ATGAAAATGACGGCGGGAAGGCACCGGCAAAAGCTTCTGACCTGGTACCGGCGACAGCGGCGAGAGATGCCCTGGCGGAGCGAAGCCGGGAATCCCTACTGTATCCTATTGTCGGAAATCATGTTACAGCAAACGACCGTGCAGACTGTCATTCCCGTTTATGAAAAATTCCTTCAGCTCTTCCCCACTTTGGAGACCCTGGCCGGGGCCGATGAGGATGAGGTCTTGGCCGCTTGGGCCGGATTGGGTTACTACCGGCGGGCTCGGATGCTGCACCAGGCGGCGCAAGAGATCCACCGCCGCCCGGAGGGATGGCCGGTCACGGCCGCCGAGCTGCAGAAACTCCCCGGCGTGGGATGCTACACCGCCGCCGCGGTGGCGAGCATCGCCTTCGGTGAAATGGTCCCGGTTCTCGACGGCAATGTCGCCCGGCTCCTCTCGCGCTGGGCTTTGATCCCGGGCGATGCCCGCCGGGTCGCGGTCCGCCGGCAATTGCTGGATACCGCCCGGGGATTTTTGAATCCTCGCCATCCCGGCGATTTGAATCAGGCGATGATGGAATTAGGGGCGACGATCTGTCACCCGCAGCAACCCGCCTGCGCCCGATGCCCCCTGCGCGACGGATGCGGAGCTTTTAAGGAAAATTGTATAAGTGATTTTCCGCCTCCGGCGAAACGAGCGCCGGTCGTCGAAGAATATCAGGATGTTCTGATCATCCGGGACAAGCGGGGCCGGTACCTGCTGGAACGCAAGACGGATGGCGGGGCGCTCCAGGGCCTGTGGTGCTTCCCCATGCGGGCCGGCTCCGAAGAGGCCCGGTCCACACGAAAAGACGGCCTGGGAACCATCCGTCATTCGATCATGAATCGCAGGATGATCCTCAACATTGTTAAAGGCGCAAAAGCCCCGGGGGGAAGCCGCGCCCGGGGCCGTTATGTAACCAGAGAGGAGATCAGCGGTCTGCCGCGATCTTCTATTGTTGACAAGGTTCTGCGGCTTCTTTGA
- the pdxT gene encoding pyridoxal 5'-phosphate synthase glutaminase subunit PdxT: MTRSELKIGVLALQGDFEAHLQALKEIGIPSIEIRDPARLGELDGLIIPGGESTTLLKLLGCEGMEAIRRFGRRGGVVLGTCAGLILLAHDVRDPAQESLGLLDATVTRNAYGRQVESFHAVGQWEGEENRPLEMTFIRAPRIQDFGGGVTVLARFKGEPVMIRQNRILGATFHPELTADRSVHALFVQLAHEAARAPSEKVKEAAEPCQQ; encoded by the coding sequence ATGACAAGATCCGAACTGAAAATAGGAGTGCTGGCCCTCCAGGGGGATTTCGAAGCCCATCTTCAGGCCTTGAAAGAGATCGGGATCCCGTCGATTGAGATTCGCGATCCGGCCCGTCTCGGTGAATTGGACGGCTTGATCATTCCCGGGGGTGAAAGCACGACCCTCCTCAAACTGCTTGGTTGTGAGGGGATGGAGGCGATCCGGCGATTCGGGCGCCGGGGCGGCGTGGTCCTGGGGACCTGTGCCGGGCTGATTCTGTTGGCCCACGATGTTCGGGATCCGGCGCAGGAATCTCTCGGACTGCTTGATGCGACGGTCACGCGGAATGCTTATGGGCGGCAGGTCGAATCGTTTCATGCCGTTGGACAATGGGAAGGGGAGGAGAACCGTCCGCTGGAGATGACCTTCATCCGCGCCCCGCGGATTCAGGATTTCGGTGGCGGCGTGACGGTCCTTGCGCGGTTCAAGGGCGAGCCGGTCATGATCCGCCAGAACAGAATCCTCGGCGCGACCTTCCACCCTGAACTCACCGCCGACCGGAGTGTGCACGCGCTGTTTGTTCAACTGGCGCATGAGGCGGCGCGTGCGCCCTCGGAGAAAGTCAAAGAAGCCGCAGAACCTTGTCAACAATAG
- a CDS encoding cupin domain-containing protein produces the protein MIARKYQDVPAQPVEGTPGAAIRWLIAQKDGAPNFAMRIIEIQEGSASPHHTHPSEHEVFILEGNGVVRSEEGDKPIAPGIFVFVPPEEKHQFVNTGSGLLRFICIVPLEK, from the coding sequence ATGATTGCCAGGAAGTATCAGGATGTGCCGGCTCAGCCGGTCGAGGGAACTCCCGGGGCCGCGATCCGCTGGCTTATTGCCCAAAAAGATGGCGCCCCTAATTTCGCCATGAGGATTATTGAAATCCAAGAGGGAAGCGCCAGTCCGCATCATACCCATCCATCCGAACATGAGGTCTTTATCCTGGAGGGGAATGGGGTGGTGCGAAGCGAAGAGGGGGACAAGCCTATCGCACCCGGAATCTTCGTCTTTGTTCCCCCGGAGGAAAAGCATCAATTCGTCAATACGGGATCCGGCCTGCTTCGATTTATCTGTATCGTTCCTCTTGAAAAGTAG
- a CDS encoding sulfite exporter TauE/SafE family protein, with the protein MSWLIFVVIGIIGGIAAGLFGVGGGIVIVPALVYWAGFSQHRATGTSLAVLLPPIGLAAVLEYYRTGNIDVRAAVLLAVSMFGGAWGGAVLANHMKGPHLRLAFGVFVCAMGVYLIHGACRRLGWL; encoded by the coding sequence ATGTCGTGGTTGATATTTGTCGTGATAGGGATCATTGGTGGTATCGCAGCGGGCCTATTCGGGGTGGGTGGAGGAATCGTCATCGTTCCGGCCCTCGTCTACTGGGCGGGTTTCTCACAGCACAGGGCAACCGGCACCAGCCTCGCGGTACTCCTTCCGCCAATCGGTTTAGCTGCCGTGCTGGAGTACTATCGCACCGGCAACATTGATGTGCGTGCCGCGGTTCTTCTGGCCGTCAGCATGTTCGGCGGGGCCTGGGGCGGGGCGGTTCTTGCCAACCATATGAAGGGGCCGCACCTGCGTCTCGCGTTCGGCGTGTTCGTCTGTGCGATGGGAGTCTACCTTATCCATGGCGCATGCAGGCGGCTTGGCTGGCTATAG
- a CDS encoding PLP-dependent aminotransferase family protein, which produces MNRSDQLIQRIITSVEDLPGERPLNERLVQGIKDLIFRGELIPSTRLPSSRDLALGLGWHRSTVVQAYRKLVAAGWADSGVGRGTFVKQQQESATPLREPFTWAEVIRQDEGLYEMERVLSRNVALPDGASPIRLSGAIPDLRLFPMEDLAEVLNETLRLRGPQALGYGPTEGLTMLREEIAGRLSRQGTPARADQILIVQGSQQGLDLVVRRIVRPGECVAVESPTYSQALALFRNLGVRLAPIPLDEEGLRVDILETVAAREKIRLIYTMPTFQNPTGLTQSVERRRALLDLAARKGIPILEDHFDAELRYEGEPVPTLKALDTRNQVILLGTFSKILFPGLRVGWVAAPEPVYDSLSRLMRAVAISTSLLSQIVMAEFCAQGLLDRHLDRVISIYAQRRKALLDGMNEYFPPEAGWTNPQGGMTLWVTLPPGLNSVAVTMEARRRGVSVAPGPLFFVEGGHRNLSLSSTAEPSDRLKQGIRILGDILYEGAAGEKGWSGKKSEAGPLL; this is translated from the coding sequence ATGAATCGGTCCGATCAGCTCATTCAGAGAATCATAACCTCGGTGGAGGATCTTCCCGGGGAGCGCCCCCTCAATGAGCGGCTGGTCCAGGGGATTAAGGATCTCATCTTTCGGGGTGAGCTGATCCCATCGACCCGTCTTCCCTCATCCCGGGATTTGGCGCTGGGGCTTGGCTGGCACCGGTCGACCGTTGTACAGGCCTACCGTAAACTGGTCGCCGCCGGATGGGCTGATTCGGGGGTCGGCAGGGGGACTTTTGTGAAACAGCAGCAGGAGTCCGCCACGCCCCTTAGAGAGCCCTTTACCTGGGCGGAGGTCATTCGGCAGGATGAAGGGCTGTATGAAATGGAGCGCGTCCTCTCCCGAAATGTCGCCCTCCCGGACGGGGCCTCGCCCATCCGCCTCTCCGGAGCGATACCTGATCTCAGGCTTTTCCCGATGGAGGATCTTGCCGAGGTCCTGAATGAAACCCTCCGGCTCCGGGGCCCTCAGGCTTTGGGATACGGACCGACGGAAGGTCTCACGATGCTTCGTGAGGAAATCGCCGGGCGTCTCAGCCGGCAGGGAACGCCGGCGAGGGCCGATCAAATACTGATTGTTCAAGGTTCCCAGCAAGGTCTTGATCTTGTCGTGCGACGGATTGTGCGCCCCGGCGAGTGTGTCGCGGTCGAGAGCCCGACCTATTCACAGGCTCTGGCGCTCTTTCGGAATCTCGGTGTCCGGTTGGCGCCGATTCCACTCGATGAAGAGGGTCTTCGCGTCGACATCCTCGAGACGGTGGCCGCCCGTGAGAAAATCCGGCTGATTTATACAATGCCGACCTTCCAGAATCCGACGGGATTGACGCAATCGGTTGAACGGCGGCGGGCGCTGCTTGATCTCGCGGCCAGGAAAGGCATCCCCATTCTCGAGGATCATTTCGACGCCGAATTGCGATACGAGGGCGAGCCGGTTCCCACCCTGAAGGCGCTGGATACGAGAAACCAGGTGATCCTTCTGGGAACCTTTTCGAAGATTCTATTTCCCGGCCTGCGGGTCGGATGGGTTGCGGCGCCTGAACCGGTTTATGATTCCCTTTCGAGATTGATGCGGGCCGTCGCCATCTCAACGAGTCTTCTGTCGCAAATTGTCATGGCGGAGTTTTGCGCACAGGGTCTGTTGGACCGCCATCTCGATCGTGTTATTTCCATCTATGCCCAGCGGCGCAAAGCCCTGCTGGATGGGATGAACGAGTATTTTCCCCCGGAAGCCGGATGGACGAATCCTCAAGGCGGGATGACGCTGTGGGTCACCCTGCCGCCGGGGCTCAATTCTGTTGCGGTGACGATGGAAGCGCGCCGTCGCGGTGTTTCTGTCGCACCGGGTCCGCTCTTTTTTGTTGAAGGCGGACACCGGAATCTTTCCCTCTCATCGACGGCGGAACCGAGTGACCGGCTGAAGCAGGGGATCCGGATACTCGGGGACATTCTGTACGAAGGCGCTGCGGGGGAAAAGGGTTGGTCTGGAAAGAAGAGTGAAGCGGGACCGCTGCTTTAA
- a CDS encoding carbohydrate binding family 9 domain-containing protein → MSNRTAFTLLSSLLIVSLLTSPLWAAGFEGFGPDDLRESFPAASDGVDANLRVVHAARMNGHPIELDGRLDDLCWKDAEAAGDFRVWDPDRGAMPTEQTIFKVLYDENAIYFGVACLEENPQNISTHLSRRDNYTNSDIVSVYLDPYHDRNTGYNFRVNPDGVLMDSYMFNDGDRDDDWDAVWQAETHSDERGWYAEMKIPFSAIRFRPEESMTWGLQVYRYMHGRGEDTAWVIWDRETRGFISRFGELQGISNVSAPKQLEVIPYFVQRTTDPSIAGPDDKLGEFQNMGADIKYGISANMTLNAAINPDFGQVEADPATLNLSPYETYFQEKRPFFIEGNRFFAHPEFNMFYSRRIGTGNENSRIRFAGKMTGKTAGDISVAALYATTDITDAGKSHNIFKNGRETNHYAVARLGKEYNNGNFRFNLMQTAVNKTAAPLGDDDYATREAYTTGFDFDLNFHNRDWNVSGSYVGSIVDHEGIADDPDINSRQDYGSGATIGVFRGGGKLRGSAYGRVETGDLNLNDMGFLSAPDEISSGMWLGYNYNPDGESNLFNRANFNFNLNSNWLYESRTGYRAGTDEIAWTYGQGHPGFTTSNINGWMQFRNYREAWWGLSYNFEGTQRYMTRGGPLISEPTTWGGWGGVQTDTRKDLNCYAELNYFDDTAGNRSYTFNSALNWNQSSAINHHLDLRYNDRIDDTQYIETVDISERPGGVGIGGRSYVFGDLLQQTLSLTLRTNLLFARNQSLELYVQPYITVGDYRRVRELAKADTYDLTPYEEEGYDVNDFDFSYTAVNLNAVYRWEYRPGSTLFLVWTHSRSGYFERGESSNPHSFSNDLDAGNLFNNEPENVFLAKLTYWFAM, encoded by the coding sequence ATGTCGAATCGAACTGCTTTTACGTTGCTGTCCAGTCTTCTTATCGTGTCTCTGTTGACTTCACCGCTTTGGGCCGCGGGGTTCGAGGGATTCGGACCTGATGACTTAAGGGAATCTTTTCCCGCAGCTTCAGACGGTGTTGACGCCAACCTCCGGGTCGTTCATGCCGCCCGCATGAATGGACATCCCATCGAGCTGGACGGCCGGCTCGACGATCTCTGTTGGAAAGATGCTGAGGCGGCCGGCGATTTCCGCGTCTGGGATCCCGATCGGGGTGCGATGCCGACGGAGCAGACGATTTTCAAGGTTCTTTATGACGAAAACGCCATCTATTTCGGTGTCGCCTGCCTGGAAGAAAATCCGCAAAACATTTCAACCCATCTTTCCCGGCGGGATAATTACACCAACTCCGATATCGTCAGTGTCTATTTGGATCCCTATCATGACCGCAACACCGGTTACAATTTCCGGGTGAATCCCGACGGCGTTCTCATGGACAGCTATATGTTCAATGACGGCGACCGCGATGACGATTGGGATGCCGTCTGGCAGGCGGAGACTCATTCCGATGAGCGCGGTTGGTATGCCGAGATGAAAATTCCGTTCTCAGCAATCCGTTTTCGCCCTGAGGAATCAATGACTTGGGGATTACAGGTCTATCGGTATATGCATGGGCGCGGCGAGGATACGGCCTGGGTCATCTGGGACCGGGAAACCCGCGGATTCATCAGCCGGTTCGGCGAGCTTCAAGGCATCAGCAATGTCTCCGCGCCGAAACAGCTGGAGGTCATCCCCTATTTTGTTCAGCGAACGACGGATCCCTCGATTGCCGGCCCCGATGACAAACTCGGTGAATTCCAGAATATGGGCGCCGACATCAAGTACGGCATCTCCGCCAACATGACACTCAACGCCGCCATCAATCCCGACTTCGGCCAGGTGGAAGCCGATCCGGCGACGCTCAACTTGTCGCCCTATGAGACTTACTTCCAAGAAAAGCGGCCCTTCTTCATCGAGGGCAACCGTTTCTTTGCGCATCCTGAATTCAATATGTTTTACTCCCGCCGTATCGGGACAGGGAATGAAAATTCGAGAATCAGATTCGCCGGGAAGATGACGGGGAAAACCGCGGGGGACATCTCCGTCGCCGCGCTCTATGCGACGACCGATATCACAGACGCCGGAAAATCACACAACATCTTCAAGAATGGCCGCGAGACGAACCATTATGCCGTCGCAAGATTGGGCAAAGAGTATAACAATGGTAACTTCCGGTTCAATCTGATGCAGACCGCGGTGAACAAGACGGCGGCACCGCTCGGCGACGACGACTATGCCACACGCGAAGCCTATACCACCGGGTTTGACTTCGATCTCAACTTCCACAATCGCGATTGGAATGTCTCAGGCTCTTATGTCGGATCCATTGTCGATCATGAGGGTATCGCCGATGATCCCGATATCAATAGCCGCCAGGATTACGGATCGGGTGCGACCATTGGCGTTTTCCGCGGCGGCGGCAAGCTCCGCGGTTCGGCCTACGGCCGCGTGGAAACAGGGGATCTGAACCTGAATGATATGGGTTTCTTGAGTGCGCCCGATGAGATTTCCAGCGGAATGTGGCTCGGCTACAATTACAACCCCGATGGGGAAAGCAATCTCTTCAATCGCGCCAATTTCAACTTTAACCTTAACAGTAATTGGCTCTATGAGTCCCGTACCGGCTATCGCGCCGGCACCGATGAGATAGCTTGGACCTACGGCCAGGGGCATCCGGGATTCACCACTTCTAATATTAACGGCTGGATGCAATTCCGGAATTACCGCGAAGCCTGGTGGGGCTTGAGCTACAATTTCGAAGGCACGCAGCGCTACATGACCCGCGGCGGCCCCCTAATTTCAGAACCAACCACCTGGGGCGGCTGGGGCGGAGTTCAAACCGACACCCGCAAGGATCTGAATTGCTACGCCGAGCTGAACTATTTCGACGATACGGCCGGCAACAGAAGTTACACATTCAACAGCGCCCTCAATTGGAATCAATCCAGCGCGATTAATCATCACCTGGATCTCAGATATAATGACCGCATCGACGATACCCAGTATATCGAAACGGTCGATATATCCGAACGGCCCGGCGGTGTCGGTATTGGTGGTCGCAGCTATGTCTTTGGTGATCTTCTCCAGCAGACCCTGAGCCTGACCCTCCGGACGAATCTCCTCTTCGCTCGAAATCAATCGCTGGAACTCTATGTTCAGCCCTATATCACCGTCGGCGATTACCGCCGTGTTAGAGAGTTAGCGAAGGCTGACACCTATGATCTCACGCCCTACGAGGAAGAGGGATACGATGTCAACGACTTCGACTTCAGTTACACAGCGGTGAATCTGAATGCCGTCTATCGCTGGGAGTACCGCCCCGGCAGCACACTCTTTCTCGTATGGACGCACAGCCGATCCGGCTATTTTGAAAGAGGCGAATCCTCCAATCCCCATTCCTTCTCAAACGATCTTGACGCGGGAAACCTTTTCAACAACGAACCTGAAAATGTCTTCCTGGCGAAGCTGACATATTGGTTCGCAATGTAG
- the pdxS gene encoding pyridoxal 5'-phosphate synthase lyase subunit PdxS, whose amino-acid sequence MEKGTLRIKTGLAEMLKGGVIMDVTNAEQAKIAEDAGAVAVMALERVPADIRRDGGIARMASPRIIKEIMKTVSIPVMAKCRIGHFAEAQILEALGVDFVDESEVLTPADEAHHVDKFQFKVPFVCGCRDLGEALRRIAEGAAMIRTKGEAGTGDVVEAVRHMRALQRGMRELFYLREEELMAKAKELGAPFDLVRLVAKEGKLPVPNFSAGGIATPADASLMMQLGAESVFVGSGIFKSSDPAARAKAIVRSVTHYKDPMVLAEVSEELGEAMPGLDVSKMDEKDLLQTRGW is encoded by the coding sequence ATGGAGAAGGGAACATTAAGAATCAAGACAGGTTTAGCCGAAATGTTAAAGGGCGGTGTGATAATGGATGTCACCAACGCCGAACAAGCCAAAATCGCGGAAGATGCCGGAGCGGTGGCGGTGATGGCATTGGAGCGCGTACCGGCGGACATCCGGCGCGACGGCGGTATCGCCCGCATGGCCAGCCCCCGGATCATTAAAGAGATCATGAAAACTGTTTCCATCCCGGTTATGGCGAAATGCCGGATCGGCCACTTTGCGGAAGCTCAGATCCTCGAAGCCCTCGGGGTTGATTTTGTTGATGAGAGCGAGGTCCTCACGCCGGCTGATGAGGCGCACCATGTCGACAAGTTTCAATTCAAGGTGCCCTTTGTCTGTGGATGCCGCGATCTGGGAGAGGCCCTGCGCCGCATCGCGGAAGGGGCGGCGATGATCCGCACAAAAGGTGAAGCGGGCACAGGCGATGTCGTCGAAGCGGTTCGCCATATGCGAGCGCTTCAACGGGGCATGCGCGAATTGTTCTACCTGCGTGAGGAAGAACTCATGGCGAAGGCGAAGGAATTGGGCGCTCCCTTCGATCTGGTCCGGCTTGTCGCCAAAGAGGGGAAGCTTCCCGTCCCCAATTTCTCCGCGGGCGGCATCGCCACCCCCGCCGATGCTTCGCTCATGATGCAGCTCGGCGCGGAATCGGTTTTCGTCGGTTCGGGCATTTTCAAATCATCAGATCCGGCCGCTCGCGCGAAAGCCATCGTCCGTTCGGTGACACATTATAAAGATCCCATGGTTCTGGCGGAAGTGAGTGAAGAGTTGGGAGAGGCGATGCCGGGCTTGGATGTGTCCAAGATGGATGAAAAGGACCTGCTCCAGACACGCGGCTGGTAA
- a CDS encoding ACT domain-containing protein has translation MTSGIQIVTNRNISKVTITDVEDRPGRAAEIFGTLGAQGFNVELVVSTGGREGRADISLAISRSQEAQVNEVMEKIRAEVGGKSVKINSEVALISLVGQGLSQEVGLAGRMFGSLSNNGINIEVISTSMSSVTCMIDEASLPGAEKALREEFDL, from the coding sequence ATGACAAGTGGTATTCAAATAGTTACGAATCGCAATATCAGCAAGGTCACGATTACCGATGTAGAAGATCGTCCCGGCAGGGCCGCGGAAATTTTTGGAACACTCGGCGCCCAGGGTTTTAATGTGGAACTTGTGGTCTCAACCGGCGGCCGGGAGGGCCGGGCCGATATTTCGCTGGCGATTTCCAGAAGCCAAGAGGCGCAGGTGAATGAGGTCATGGAGAAAATCCGCGCCGAAGTGGGCGGCAAATCGGTGAAGATCAATTCCGAGGTCGCCCTCATCTCTCTTGTAGGCCAGGGTCTGTCACAGGAAGTCGGGTTGGCGGGGAGGATGTTCGGTTCCCTGTCCAACAATGGCATCAATATCGAGGTCATTTCCACATCGATGTCATCGGTTACCTGCATGATCGATGAAGCGAGTTTGCCGGGTGCTGAAAAAGCATTGAGGGAAGAATTCGATCTCTAG
- a CDS encoding methylmalonyl-CoA mutase family protein, giving the protein MSRTSKPTNKSTVEKDKRPAGSKDPAVRSRPKSTETENSKRWATYSGLPLKEVYVSGDLSEPHGKSDDLPGEYPFTRGIHKDMYRGRTWTMRMFAGFGSPEDTNRRFHYLLENGQTGLSTAFDMPTLMGYDPDHKMSLGEVGREGVSIPTLRDMELLFKGIPLDKVSTSMTINGPAIVLLAFYIAAAEKQGIGPEKLRGTLQNDILKEFIAQKEWISPPRPSMRIIQDMLVYGTRHMPLWNTISISGYHIREAGSTAVQELAFTIADGIAYVQAGIEAGLEVDEFAPRLSFFWDVHNDFFEEIAKFRAGRRMWARIMKERFGAKNPRSLWLRTHAQTAGVSLTAQQPYNNVVRVALQALAAVLGGTQSLHTNSMDETYALPTEEAAKLALRTQQVIAEESNVTKVVDPLGGSYFIERLTKEMEESAWDIIQKIDDMGGMLAAVEQGFPQKEIHRSAVEFQRMVEEKTRSIVGINTYQEGEDPPIPVLKIDPEVERTQSERIQKLRKTRNASAADAALDSVRKAAKGTGNLVPPILEAVKAGITLGEISDVFRDVFGAYRDPGYL; this is encoded by the coding sequence ATGAGTCGAACATCCAAGCCAACCAACAAGTCCACAGTTGAGAAAGATAAGAGACCCGCGGGAAGCAAGGACCCTGCCGTACGCTCCAGGCCAAAATCGACGGAAACGGAGAACTCGAAAAGGTGGGCGACCTATTCCGGTTTGCCGTTGAAAGAGGTCTATGTCTCCGGCGATCTTTCGGAGCCCCACGGAAAGAGTGATGACCTGCCCGGGGAATATCCCTTTACCCGCGGCATTCACAAAGATATGTACCGCGGGCGAACGTGGACGATGCGGATGTTTGCCGGATTCGGGAGTCCCGAAGACACAAACCGCCGTTTCCATTATCTCTTGGAGAATGGCCAGACCGGCCTTTCCACGGCTTTCGATATGCCGACGTTGATGGGTTACGACCCGGATCATAAAATGTCTCTGGGCGAGGTCGGCCGGGAGGGGGTTTCCATCCCGACGCTCCGGGATATGGAACTCCTTTTTAAGGGTATCCCCCTCGACAAGGTCAGCACCTCAATGACCATCAACGGGCCCGCCATTGTTCTTCTCGCTTTCTACATCGCAGCGGCGGAAAAACAGGGTATTGGACCCGAGAAACTCCGCGGCACACTGCAGAACGACATCCTCAAGGAATTTATTGCACAAAAGGAGTGGATCTCTCCACCCCGGCCGAGCATGCGGATCATCCAGGATATGCTGGTCTACGGCACACGGCATATGCCCCTCTGGAATACGATTTCAATCAGCGGCTATCACATTCGTGAGGCCGGTTCGACGGCCGTGCAGGAATTAGCGTTCACCATCGCCGATGGGATCGCCTATGTGCAGGCCGGTATCGAGGCGGGCTTGGAGGTTGATGAATTTGCGCCGCGTCTCTCCTTCTTTTGGGATGTCCACAATGATTTCTTTGAGGAGATCGCGAAATTCCGTGCGGGGCGCCGCATGTGGGCTCGGATCATGAAAGAGCGCTTCGGCGCAAAGAATCCGCGTTCGTTGTGGCTGCGGACGCACGCGCAAACGGCCGGTGTCAGTCTGACGGCGCAGCAGCCCTATAATAATGTGGTCCGAGTCGCCCTCCAGGCTCTCGCCGCCGTCTTGGGCGGCACACAATCCCTTCATACAAACTCGATGGATGAAACGTACGCCCTGCCCACTGAGGAGGCCGCCAAGCTGGCCCTGCGCACACAGCAGGTGATTGCAGAGGAATCAAACGTCACCAAGGTTGTGGATCCCCTGGGCGGATCCTATTTCATCGAGCGGCTGACGAAGGAAATGGAAGAGAGCGCCTGGGATATCATTCAGAAGATCGATGATATGGGCGGCATGCTGGCCGCCGTGGAACAGGGTTTCCCTCAAAAAGAGATCCACCGCTCCGCCGTCGAATTCCAGAGGATGGTCGAGGAGAAGACCCGATCGATCGTCGGGATCAACACCTACCAGGAGGGCGAGGATCCACCGATCCCGGTTCTGAAGATCGATCCCGAAGTGGAACGGACACAAAGCGAGAGGATCCAGAAGCTCCGTAAAACGAGGAACGCTTCAGCGGCCGATGCGGCGCTGGATAGCGTCCGGAAGGCCGCCAAAGGAACCGGCAATTTGGTGCCGCCGATTCTGGAAGCCGTGAAAGCCGGAATCACCCTGGGTGAGATTTCGGATGTCTTTCGGGATGTCTTCGGCGCCTATAGAGATCCCGGTTACCTTTAA
- a CDS encoding peptide chain release factor-like protein translates to MATTRDNILKECRITVFRSGGPGGQKRNKVASAVRIQHIPTGVVAIGRCHRELHRNRKEAEDRLVEKVLALEKKPPARHPTQPTAAAREERLTGKKQRSRLKEMRNRVIRENEGEGR, encoded by the coding sequence GTGGCAACCACAAGAGATAACATTCTTAAGGAATGCCGGATCACGGTATTCCGCTCGGGCGGGCCGGGAGGGCAGAAACGGAATAAGGTTGCCTCGGCCGTTCGTATACAGCATATCCCGACCGGCGTTGTTGCGATCGGACGTTGTCATCGCGAGTTGCATCGGAATCGGAAAGAAGCGGAAGACCGTTTGGTTGAAAAGGTACTCGCACTCGAGAAAAAGCCACCCGCGAGACATCCGACCCAGCCGACGGCTGCTGCCAGGGAAGAGCGCTTGACGGGAAAGAAGCAGCGATCCCGACTCAAAGAAATGAGAAACCGGGTCATTAGGGAAAACGAAGGTGAAGGGAGATGA